In Plasmodium brasilianum strain Bolivian I chromosome 1, whole genome shotgun sequence, a single genomic region encodes these proteins:
- a CDS encoding fam-m protein — MGKKIKSLLFVKIFCFVLLSWTGLFYIDKSTFNKCIDEKYNYVRKLNKRTCRLLSKSKKNSNSGIVWLKEMSNNGESEKKYVSTGEKVAKVKNKNSNISSLKKGQYYKQVIDYNNGFFDGKHFQFERKLVKKIDHDDYIKKNRMIATIASEKLKFRKYRYIVYIFIPILLVGIGMPILQKYKCLPQPGDRIYEALKLKDWWDKALNAVIGNARHHFFYIAYGVILIAIVILIITVIFKILTNKEKYNKIKLMAQLNE; from the exons atggggaaaaaaattaagtctctattatttgttaaaattttttgttttgtccTTTTAAGTTGGACAGGTCTTTTTTACATTGATAAG AGTACATTTAACAAATGCATTGATGAAAAATACAACTATGTTaggaaattaaataaaagaactTGTAGATTACTATcaaagagtaaaaaaaatagtaattcaGGTATTGTTTGGCTAAAAGAAATGTCAAATAATGGTGAGagcgaaaaaaaatatgtatctACTGGTGAAAAAGTGGCCaaagtaaaaaacaaaaattctaatataagttcattaaaaaaagggcaatattataaacaagttattgattataataatggatTCTTTGATGGAAAGCATTTCCAATTTGAAAGAAAATTGGTCAAAAAAATAGATCATGatgattatattaaaaaaaataggatgATTGCCACGATAGCTTCAGAAAAactaaaatttagaaaataccgatatattgtttatatatttattcctaTTTTATTGGTGGGAATAGGAATGcctatattacaaaaatataaatgtttaccACAACCAGGAGATAGAATTTATGAAGCATTGAAGTTAAAGGATTGGTGGGACAAAGCATTGAACGCCGTGATAGGTAATGCTCgacatcattttttttacatagcATATGGCGTAATTTTGATTGCAAtagttatattaataattacagTTATTTTTAAGATCCTTACAAATAAggagaaatataataaaattaaattgatGGCCCagttaaatgaataa
- a CDS encoding STP1 protein, which yields MGASQSIFSKGERLELNSWVTSHNIVNKIKYIISKTSSLSRTGIKKEVFRKECLNLVNFLIIQKNARPNILSQRRWEVLLKEFLSRYFNKPTKHGICPFILKEDERDLLRLSYTAHDFCEEKNSRLKSLKPYETPDENLYKCNREPECIDKFKEYNAWIQERRVGFYQNSIFKKSLEIPSQIHFPTDERCDVFRDKTFHELVSADLDKSPYSQDSYEGKEICTEDILEQSSTSAAHTQIDRTTVEQESQSSDKSELDIPLETEAIEDETSKIQSEDISLKKDIIFQVLKHLETPQGTIHPLLEKIFLSNDLKSDLSTYNESIVVPNSIFQYPLSIITYLGGNTSIIYISSFLIFFPIVILFFLFIKYNLIRMIKKKKTIKKRQVKLLRIVTPLHAARKSKFLTHEHEEDFLHNDEQIIKNIKIHEHNVNKNTKISKRKKDRTKTIIEIHMEVLEEFRNEEWKSSKGEFLSICIEQLTNEKYNTHSYLTKDELIMQNIKRLNDVEQQKLLWNKWIERHGNLSEILKKENCFNNLKNEWKKELQDYVEKMKELEKKSSNENHNFSFLRREKDIWKQWILKKGTIIEQYLKQDWFKRLEEQLQNRLYTFEIAETIYDVSSINMEELVYKECYQELYKYVKKKVLVKICILLFMMVLEECKKEEYIYNRESYFDSSINEWKTEMNLAKKSEIEKNITDVNKDVLENKENMGLIGEDNFKKEIHNWISKDDTNVNFTVNDEELDKTVLTSAKYIF from the exons ATGGGAGCTTCACAATCcata TTCTCAAAGGGAGAACGTCTAGAATTGAACAGTTGGGTTACCTCACATAATATagtgaataaaataaaatatattataagtaaAACTAGTTCCTTAAGCAGAACTggtattaaaaaagaagtttTTCGGAAAGAATGCTTAAATTTGGTGAATTTTCTAATTATACAAAAGAATGCACGtccaaatattttatcacaAAGACGATGGGAAGTATTactaaaagaatttttaagtAGATACTTTAACAAGCCTACTAAACATGGAATATGtccttttatattaaaagaagatGAAAGAGACCTTTTAAGATTATCATATACAGCACATGATTTCtgtgaagaaaaaaatagtcGTCTAAAATCTCTAAAACCCTATGAAACACCAGATGAAAATTTGTACAAATGTAACCGTGAACCTGAATGTATAgataaatttaaagaatataatgCATGGATTCAAGAAAGAAGAGTAGgtttttatcaaaatagCATATTTAAGAAATCCCTAGAAATACCATCACAAATCCATTTTCCAACAGACGAAAGATGTGATGTATTCAGGGATAAAACTTTTCATGAACTCGTAAGTGCAGACTTGGATAAATCTCCATATTCTCAAGATTCGTATgaaggaaaagaaatttGTACAGAAGATATACTAGAACAAAGTTCAACATCAGCTGCACATACGCAGATAGATAGAACTACTGTCGAACAAGAATCTCAATCTTCTGATAAATCTGAACTTGATATACCTTTAGAAACTGAAGCTATTGAAGATGAAACATCAAAAATTCAATCTGAAGATATTtccttaaaaaaagatataatattCCAAGTTCTCAAACATTTAGAAACTCCACAAGGAACAATACATCCTCtacttgaaaaaatatttttaagtaatgATCTTAAATCTGATTTGTCAACATATAATGAATCCATTGTTGTCCCAAATTCTATATTTCAATACCCACTCTCTATAATTACTT ATCTAGGAGGAAACACAtccatcatatatatatcatcttttttaatattttttccaatagttatactatttttcctttttattaaa TACAATTTAATAAGgatgattaaaaaaaaaaaaacgataaaaaaaagacaagTAAAATTACTTAGAATAGTAACACCTTTACATGCTGCTAGAAAAAGTAAGTTTTTAACGCACGAACATGAGGAAGATTTCTTACATAATGATGAACAAAtcataaaaaacattaaaatacaTGAACATAACGTGAACAAAAACACCAAAATAtcaaagagaaaaaaggacAGAACAAAAACTATTATAGAAATACATATGGAAGTGCTCGAAGAATTCAGAAATGAAGAATGGAAATCCAGCAAAGGAgaatttttatcaatatgCATAGAACAGCTTACAAATGAGAAATACAACACACATTCTTATTTAACAAAAGATGAACtaataatgcaaaatattaaaagattaAATGATGTTGAACAACAAAAATTGCTATGGAATAAATGGATAGAAAGACATGGAAATCTTTcagaaattttgaaaaaagaaaattgttttaataatttgaaaaatgaatggaaaaaagaacTACAAGATTACGtcgaaaaaatgaaagaattagaaaaaaaatcttcTAATGAAAATCAcaacttttcatttttacgaagagaaaaagatatatggaAACAAtggatattaaaaaagggtACTATTATAGAACAATATTTGAAACAAGACTGGTTTAAAAGATTGGAAGAGCAGTTACAGAATAGGTTATATACTTTCGAAATTGCAGAAACTATATATGATGTATCATCAATAAATATGGAAGAATTGGTATACAAAGAATGTTAtcaagaattatataaatatgtaaaaaaaaaagtattagtAAAAATTTGTATACTCCTATTTATGATGGTATTAGAAGAATGCAAAAAAGaggagtatatatataatagggAATCATATTTTGACAGTTCTATAAATGAATGGAAGACAGAAATGAATTTAGCGAAAAAATcagaaattgaaaaaaacataacTGATGTTAACAAAGATGTTttggaaaataaagaaaatatgggGCTTATAGGAGAAGACAactttaaaaaggaaatacaTAATTGGATAAGTAAAGACGATACAAATGTAAATTTCACAGTTAATGATGAGGAATTAGACAAAACTGTTTTAACATcagcaaaatatattttttaa
- a CDS encoding hypothetical protein (Plasmodium exported protein), whose protein sequence is MRQTNKCFSFIKVFSFTLLIWICHNNYEPTNSGISCNKKLNLNNTSTLRTRRLLMGEKYEIHPQKNFHLYQKIQGNLQDQYNSLKFKDNFENSDDSLFSDDYLEREYGELKEPFGTKIYNSKKKNSLSKHLKKLDATYERVIERLLGIDYEESNKFSCKSKENFIVTLLKAFAPILLTFFLLLMCISYNWNSGFFISFLLWIFSLIYICVKVKKKI, encoded by the exons ATGagacaaacaaataaatgctTCTCCTTTATTAAAGTTTTCTCATTTACACTATTAATATGGATATGCCATAATAACTATGag CCAACTAACTCTGGCATATCATGCAATAAGAAATTAAACTTAAATAATACATCAACTCTAAGGACTAGAAGATTATTAATGGGGGAGAAATATGAAATTCACccacaaaaaaattttcacttATATCAGAAGATTCAAGGAAATCTTCAAGACcaatataattcattaaaatttaaggataattttgaaaattccGATGATTCATTATTTTCCGATGATTATCTAGAAAGAGAATATGGTGAATTAAAAGAACCATTtggaacaaaaatatataattcaaaaaaaaaaaattcattatcTAAACATTTAAAGAAATTAGATGCAACCTACGAAAGAGTAATAGAAAGACTATTAGGTATTGATTATGAAGaatcaaataaattttcatgtaaatctaaagaaaattttattgtaacGTTGCTTAAGGCTTTTGCTCCAATTTTATTAACCTTTTTCTTGTTATTAATGTGTATCAGTTATAATTGGAACTCCGGTTTCTTTATATCATTTCTATTATGGATATTCTCACTGATTTATATATGcgttaaagtaaaaaaaaaaatttga
- a CDS encoding hypothetical protein (Plasmodium exported protein): protein MEQKNKTILYIKIYMFVFLSWIYYFSNDVIIFIKFLDQNYIFGSKLNKRAYRLLAKYERNKYSDVVRFKRQSPYNEKYEKKGETCSENVNERKSKLVEYSLNNGGNNEQIRKSKTCDFSEADSYFDKKTLNKKYYIRIIKDIRNADFMNLRMKSCHKRKLNFILLTFLLLAGILIYVFEQKYIFLRYFKVLTEKCWDVPTVSIIFVSLLTLTVLPAFFYNLRKSVKYNKLVHIKSKINKSNYDILTK, encoded by the exons atggaacaaaaaaataaaacaatattatacattaaaatttatatgtttgtatttttatcgTGGATATACTATTTTAGTAATGATGtg aTTATATTTATCAAGTTTTTGGACCAGAACTACATATTTGGtagtaaattaaataaaagagcCTATCGATTACTAGCAAAATATGaacgaaataaatattcagaTGTTGTACGATTCAAAAGACAGTCACCATATAATGAAAAgtacgaaaaaaaaggagaaactTGTAgtgaaaatgtaaatgaaagaaaaagtaaactagttgaatattcattaaataatggAGGAAACAATGAACAAATTAGGAAAAGTAAAACTTGTGATTTTTCTGAAGCTGATTcttattttgataaaaagacgttgaacaaaaaatattacataagaATAATTAAAGATATTAGAAATGCTGATTTTATGAATTTAAGGATGAAATCATGTCATAAACGTaagttaaattttattttacttaccTTCCTTCTATTAGCTggaatattaatttatgtatttgaacaaaaatatatttttttgcgtTATTTTAAAGTATTAACTGAAAAATGTTGGGATGTACCCACAGTAagtataatatttgtttCATTATTAACTCTTACAGTTTTACCagcctttttttataacctGAGGAAAtcagtaaaatataataagttggtacatataaaaagtaaaataaataaatctaattatgatattttgactaaataa